In Tachysurus fulvidraco isolate hzauxx_2018 chromosome 3, HZAU_PFXX_2.0, whole genome shotgun sequence, a single window of DNA contains:
- the LOC113652100 gene encoding dynein axonemal assembly factor 3 yields the protein MSGRMTLEGAGCITWWGFGPARDLLEKRKSQMPRQQTELNVLLVGSSDPRHILKTISGLRDSDTLHVWVIENSMEVVARQLLLLYVSLSALESMGMQEKTEVFLELFGNSEIRSETHNKLKHIAARLFLLVTDTMATETDTHVHPCLDTSLLKFKERDELARIFKQWQHPPSPPLSMCKVWDARVRQHLGTRYDARRGCFDWDLSMKLHDKGCRVIRRQDYIKWRERGVAFEMREGLYCIANPSLLSTRLFMQRENRVGARGYWGDIVSSPYLSFGIETDNKELLKTENNQHVKTAQNISLDNLQKLFMSLNIRGGHNTVSNPAKDAVDDASIPPGETRQSEDEPAKQKSYPIELMNLPRVTVSFLSLDSLPKLPMKNKYCRLFNAVYFSASMMHHLDSSLIQTAAPDAVLIIELAKYLLDLSKEQESAFATRVSEIAKQLGFVPAHAKDNDAYAVFTLQKD from the exons ATGAGCGGCCGGATGACTCTGGAGGGAGCCGGGTGCATCACCTGGTGGGGCTTCGGACCAGCCAGAGATCTGCTCGAGAAAC GGAAAAGTCAAATGCCGAGACAACAGACGGAGCTGAACGTGTTGCTGGTGGGCAGCAGCGACCCGAGACACATCCTAAAGACCATCTCAGGCCTCAGGGACTCGGACACACTCCAT GTTTGGGTGATAGAGAACAGTATGGAAGTGGTCGCGAGACAACTGCTGCTCCTCTACGTATCTCTGAGCGCTCTGGAAAGCATGGGCATGCAGG AGAAAACGGAGGTCTTCCTCGAGCTGTTCGGGAACAGCGAGATCCGCTCTGAAACCCACAACAAGCTGAAGCACATCGCAGCTCGACTGTTTCTCTTAGTCACCGACACAATGgccacagagacagacacacacgtacacccCTGCCTAGACACTAGCCTtcttaag TTTAAGGAGCGAGACGAACTGGCTCGGATCTTTAAGCAGTGGCAGCATCCCCCTTCCCCTCCGCTCAGTATGTGTAAGGTGTGGGACGCTCGTGTCAGACAGCACCTGGGGACACGCTACGACGCCCGCAGAGGCTGCTTCGACTGGGACCTCTCCATGAAACTACACGACAAAGGG TGCCGAGTGATACGCAGACAGGATTACATAAAATGGAGGGAACGTGGTGTGGCCTTTGAGATGAGGGAGGGACTTTACTGCATTGCTAATCCTAGCCTTCTGTCCACACGCTTGTTCATGCAG agagaaaaCAGGGTGGGAGCCCGAGGCTACTGGGGAGACATTGTCTCAAGTCCGTATCTGTCCTTCGGCATTGAAACTGACAACAAAGAACTTCTGAAGACAGAAAACAACCAGCATGTAAAG ACCGCTCAGAACATCTCTTTAGACAACCTGCAGAAGTTATTTATGTCCCTGAACATTAGAGGAGGACACAACACTGTCTCGAATCCCGCCAAGGATGCGGTTGATGACGCGTCAATCCCACCAGGCGAAACACGTCAGTCAGAAGATGAGCCGGCGAAGCAGAAGAGCTACCCCATAG AGCTGATGAATCTACCCCGAGTAACCGTGTCGTTCCTGTCTCTGGACTCTCTGCCCAAACTGCCCATGAAAAACAAATACTGCCGTCTGTTCAACGCCGTCTACTTTTCCGCCAG CATGATGCACCATTTGGACTCCTCCCTGATACAGACAGCCGCACCAGACGCTGTGTTGATCATAGAGCTCGCcaa gtacTTGTTGGACTTGTCTAAGGAGCAGGAGTCTGCTTTTGCAACAAGAGTGAGCGAAATCGCTAAACAATTGGGGTTCGTCCCGGCTCACGCGAAGGACAACGACGCGTACGCCGTGTTCACACTGCAAAAAGACTga